A window of the Brassica oleracea var. oleracea cultivar TO1000 chromosome C1, BOL, whole genome shotgun sequence genome harbors these coding sequences:
- the LOC106314213 gene encoding probable protein S-acyltransferase 20, translating into MVRRHGWQLPADTLQMIAVTVFCLLVVAYFAFFAPFAGGRVWEYVLIGVYSPVALLVFVLYVRCTAINPADPRIRTHPLSARDISRSFNESGSQLQSCPSGVSMSSTFAANSSVVRGSVGDDERVDSVTRKSCYNPLAMLCCVFVLDDCWKQEEEQGNSRVGMYCMLCNCEVHTSSKHCRRCDKCVDGFDHHCKWLNNCVGRKNYMSFVSLITASLVWLIIEAAVGVAVIVRVFSDKKRMETEIVNRLGSSFSRAPLAAVVGVCTVVTIPACYHLAQLLFFHTLLIKKGLTTYDYLLAIRAMSEAPAGASVDEEIQSVLYSPSGSATTGFSGGSSLGPSHRKGVWCTPPRVFDNQDEVIPQLGSHMVPSTVDPERGIKAPKRSVKRSAWKLAKLDANEAARAAARARASSSVLRPIHNPHLPDHELSSVAATVSSVSTDANVAARKEMRNNDLKPSLSRNSFAAPSQSSRDEYDDESVTLAPLPQYSTVNGHRFSATTTATTHHTHRGNSADPLFLSDPSTSLLRVVGKTSVVWDAEAGRYVSLAHVTTMSQVRNRLPGTRNQRSIIPPQDSSALKAPLPMQQGERRLIYTGDSIFFGGPLVNIQTRNNPRSEVREGQERLASTYHQDARYRRDSTSHQLPVFAPPL; encoded by the exons ATGGTGAGGAGACACGGCTGGCAACTTCCCGCTGACACTCTTCAG ATGATTGCGGTGACGGTGTTTTGCTTGTTGGTGGTCGCTTACTTTGCTTTCTTCGCTCCTTTTGCCGGAGGACGCGTCTGGGAATACGTTTTGATCGGTGTTTACTCTCCGGTG GCTCTTCTTGTATTCGTTCTTTATGTTCGGTGTACTGCTATTAATCCTGCGGATCCAAGAATCAGGACTCATCCTTTATCGGCCAGAGATATCTCCAGGAGTTTTAATGAATCTGGCAGTCAGTTGCAGTCTTGTCCTTCAGGTGTCTCAATGAGTTCTACCTTTGCAGCAAACTCTAGTGTAGTCAGAGGTTCTGTAGGAGATGATGAAAGAGTGGACTCTGTTACTAGAAAATCTTGTTATAATCCTCTGGCTATGCTCTGTTGTGTGTTTGTTCTTGATGACTGCTGGAAACAGGAAGAAGAACAGGGAAATAGCAGAGTGGGTATGTATTGCATGTTGTGCAATTGCGAG GTACATACGTCCAGCAAGCATTGTAGGAGATGTGACAAATGTGTTGATGGTTTTGATCACCATTGCAAG TGGCTTAACAATTGTGTCGGCCGCAAAAACTACATGAGTTTTGTGTCTCTGATTACTGCCAGCCTTGTTTGG CTCATTATTGAAGCAGCAGTGGGAGTTGCAGTGATTGTGCGTGTATTTTCTGATAAGAAGAGAATGGAGACAGAAATTGTCAATAGACTCGGAAGTAGCTTCTCTCGAGCACCTCTTGCGGCAGTTGTT GGTGTTTGCACTGTTGTTACCATTCCGGCATGTTATCATCTGGCCCAACTTCTCTTTTTCCACACGTTGCTCATTAAAAAG GGACTTACAACATATGATTATTTACTGGCAATAAGAGCCATGAGCGAGGCTCCAGCTGGAGCATCTGTTGACGAGGAGATTCAGAGTGTGCTCTATTCTCCCTCCGGATCTGCCACAACCGGCTTTAGTGGTGGAAGCTCTCTCGGGCCATCACACAGAAAGGGAGTCTGGTGCACTCCACCTAGAGTGTTTGATAATCAG GATGAAGTGATTCCCCAACTAGGCTCTCACATGGTCCCGTCCACCGTAGATCCAGAGAGAGGCATCAAGGCTCCCAAAAGATCCGTCAAACGCAGTGCATGGAAGCTAGCGAAGCTGGACGCAAATGAAGCTGCGAGAGCAGCTGCCAGAGCCAGAGCATCTTCATCTGTCCTGAGACCAATACACAATCCCCATTTACCTGATCATGAACTTAGTTCCGTTGCCGCCACGGTTAGTAGTGTAAGCACAGATGCAAATGTGGCTGCAAGGAAGGAGATGCGGAACAATGATTTAAAGCCATCTCTCTCTAGAAACTCCTTTGCTGCACCAAGCCAAAGTAGCCGGGATGAGTATGACGACGAGTCAGTCACACTTGCTCCTCTCCCTCAATATTCTACAGTAAACGGCCATCGCTTCTCTGCAACAACAACAGCAACAACCCATCACACGCACAGAGGAAACAGCGCTGATCCACTGTTTCTCTCTGATCCTTCAACTTCTCTTCTGAGAGTTGTGGGGAAGACATCAGTTGTTTGGGATGCTGAAGCTGGGAGATACGTATCGTTAGCTCATGTAACGACAATGTCTCAAGTCCGCAATAGATTGCCAGGCACTAGGAATCAAAGATCCATTATTCCACCTCAAGATTCATCAGCGTTAAAGGCTCCTCTTCCAATGCAGCAAGGCGAGAGAAGACTGATATATACAGGTGACTCTATCTTCTTCGGAGGACCTCTTGTTAATATCCAGACTAGAAATAACCCGAGGAGTGAAGTAAGAGAGGGACAAGAGAGATTGGCATCAACGTATCATCAAGATGCAAGATATAGAAGAGATTCAACCTCACACCAGCTTCCAGTGTTTGCCCCTCCACTTTGA